A single genomic interval of Streptomyces sp. BA2 harbors:
- a CDS encoding molybdopterin-dependent oxidoreductase produces MPSTALRICPLCEATCGLTLTIEGPPDGAEGARVTGVRGDRDDVFSHGFICPKGASFGEADSDPDRLKGPLVRKDGVLQEASWDEAFDAVAAGLRPLIERCGPQAIGVVLGNPNVHTMAGGLYPSVLLSSLGTRNIFSASTVDQMPKHVSSGLLFGDAFAIPVPDLDRTDHLLLLGANPLDSNGSLCTAPDFPGKLKALRARGGTLTVVDPRRTRTAKLADQHLAIRPGTDALLLAAMAQVLFEEKLTGIGALEDQVEGVDDVRDAVRHFTPDAVSAACDVPADTIRALARDLAAAPTAAVYARVGASTVVYGTLTNWLVDVLNVLTGNLDRPGGALFPLSATDRAPRPAGPGKGFALGRWHSRVSGHPEAKGELPIAALAEEIDTPGDGAIRAVVAVAANPVLSAPDGDRLDKALASLDFMVSVDPYLNETSCHAHVVLPPPPPSQSAHFDFAFNGFAVHNQVRYTRAALPLAGGRIAETEILARLVLAASGMHGADPAAVDAMVIDKTLGKAVTEPHSPAYGRDPKELAALLTGDSGPERRLDLMLRLGPYGDGFGAREDGLTLDRLIAHPHGIDLGPLESRLPQVLRTRSGRVELLPGPIADDLPRLTNALRAAPDELVLVGRRHLRSNNSWMHNVRTLTGGSNRCTLHVHPEDAARIGLDNGGHARVEAAGGRIAVPVEVTDAVRPGVVSLPHGWGHDRPGTRLTVAAENPGANVNQLLDGSLLDPLSGTSVLNGFPVSVLPLLPATR; encoded by the coding sequence ATGCCCAGCACCGCCCTGCGTATCTGCCCCCTCTGCGAAGCCACCTGCGGGCTCACGCTCACCATCGAAGGACCCCCTGACGGCGCCGAAGGCGCGCGCGTGACCGGTGTGCGCGGGGACCGGGACGATGTGTTCAGCCACGGCTTCATCTGCCCCAAAGGCGCCTCCTTCGGAGAGGCCGACTCCGACCCCGACCGCCTGAAGGGCCCCCTCGTACGCAAGGACGGCGTACTCCAAGAGGCAAGCTGGGACGAGGCGTTCGACGCCGTCGCCGCAGGGCTTCGCCCCTTGATCGAGCGCTGCGGTCCGCAGGCGATCGGCGTCGTGCTCGGCAACCCGAACGTGCACACCATGGCGGGCGGTCTCTACCCATCCGTCCTGCTGAGCTCGCTCGGCACCCGCAACATCTTCTCCGCGAGCACCGTCGACCAGATGCCCAAGCACGTGTCCAGCGGGCTCCTCTTCGGCGACGCGTTCGCGATCCCGGTGCCCGACCTGGACCGCACCGACCATCTGCTCCTGCTCGGCGCCAACCCCCTGGACTCGAACGGGAGCCTGTGCACCGCCCCAGACTTCCCGGGCAAGCTGAAGGCGCTGCGCGCGCGGGGCGGCACGCTCACCGTCGTCGACCCGCGCCGCACCCGTACCGCGAAGCTCGCCGACCAGCACCTCGCGATCCGGCCCGGCACGGACGCGCTGCTGCTCGCGGCCATGGCCCAGGTCCTCTTCGAGGAGAAGCTCACCGGCATCGGCGCCCTTGAGGACCAGGTGGAGGGCGTCGATGACGTGCGCGATGCCGTACGCCACTTCACCCCCGACGCCGTCTCCGCCGCCTGCGACGTGCCCGCCGACACCATCCGCGCCCTCGCCCGCGACCTGGCCGCCGCGCCCACCGCCGCCGTCTACGCCCGCGTGGGCGCGAGCACCGTCGTCTACGGCACGCTCACCAACTGGCTGGTCGACGTCCTGAACGTCCTGACCGGCAACCTCGACCGGCCCGGCGGCGCCCTGTTCCCCCTCTCGGCCACCGACCGCGCGCCCCGCCCGGCAGGCCCCGGCAAGGGATTCGCGCTCGGCCGCTGGCACAGCCGCGTCAGCGGGCACCCTGAGGCCAAGGGCGAACTGCCGATCGCCGCGCTCGCCGAGGAGATCGACACCCCCGGCGACGGCGCGATCCGCGCGGTCGTCGCCGTCGCGGCCAACCCGGTCCTCTCGGCGCCCGACGGCGACCGCCTCGACAAGGCCCTGGCCTCACTGGACTTCATGGTCAGCGTCGACCCGTATCTGAACGAGACCTCCTGCCACGCCCACGTGGTCCTGCCGCCGCCCCCGCCCTCCCAGAGCGCGCACTTCGACTTCGCCTTCAACGGGTTCGCCGTGCACAACCAGGTCCGCTACACCCGTGCCGCACTGCCCCTGGCGGGCGGCAGGATCGCCGAGACGGAGATCCTCGCGCGTCTCGTCCTGGCTGCGAGCGGGATGCACGGCGCCGATCCTGCGGCCGTCGACGCCATGGTCATCGACAAGACCCTCGGCAAGGCCGTCACCGAGCCGCACTCGCCCGCGTACGGCCGCGACCCCAAGGAACTGGCCGCTCTCCTCACCGGCGACAGCGGCCCCGAGCGGCGGCTCGACCTGATGCTGCGCCTCGGCCCCTACGGCGACGGATTCGGCGCACGCGAGGACGGGCTCACCCTCGACCGGCTCATCGCGCACCCCCACGGCATCGACCTCGGACCGCTGGAGTCCCGCCTCCCGCAGGTCCTCAGGACCCGCAGCGGACGCGTGGAACTCCTCCCGGGGCCGATCGCGGACGACCTGCCCCGCCTGACGAACGCGCTGCGCGCCGCCCCGGACGAGCTCGTCCTCGTAGGACGCCGTCATCTGCGCTCCAACAACAGCTGGATGCACAACGTCCGCACCCTCACCGGCGGCTCCAACCGCTGCACCCTGCACGTCCACCCCGAGGACGCGGCCCGCATCGGCCTCGACAACGGCGGCCACGCGCGCGTGGAGGCCGCCGGCGGCCGGATCGCCGTCCCCGTCGAGGTGACCGACGCCGTGCGCCCCGGCGTGGTCAGCCTGCCGCACGGCTGGGGCCACGACCGCCCCGGCACCCGTCTGACCGTCGCCGCCGAGAACCCCGGGGCCAATGTGAACCAGCTCCTGGACGGCTCTCTCCTCGACCCGCTCTCCGGGACGTCCGTACTCAACGGCTTCCCGGTGTCCGTGCTGCCTCTGCTGCCGGCAACTCGTTGA
- a CDS encoding TetR/AcrR family transcriptional regulator: protein MPRRDQRKPPPPPRTLRRVPVQERSAERLTRILDACAGLLDEVGYEDLSTRAVAARAGVPIGSVYRFFGNKRAMADALAHRNLDAYGERVAARMAGVERGDWRGAVDAAFDEYLAMKRSVPGFGLVDFGIPSAPGAMPDANSDVAERVAGLLAAHIDRPLDKKLRRTVLVGVEAVDAVLQLAFRAHPSGDPDLIEETRTLLHSYFAGSLD from the coding sequence ATGCCCCGCCGTGATCAGCGCAAGCCGCCGCCACCCCCGAGAACCCTGCGCCGCGTGCCCGTGCAGGAGCGCAGTGCCGAGCGTCTGACCCGCATCCTCGACGCCTGCGCCGGCCTCCTGGACGAGGTCGGCTACGAAGATCTGAGCACTCGCGCCGTCGCCGCCCGCGCGGGCGTCCCGATCGGCTCGGTCTACCGCTTCTTCGGCAACAAGCGGGCCATGGCCGACGCCCTGGCCCACCGCAATCTCGACGCGTACGGAGAGCGCGTGGCGGCGCGCATGGCCGGCGTGGAGCGCGGCGACTGGCGCGGCGCCGTCGACGCGGCCTTCGACGAGTACCTCGCCATGAAACGCAGCGTCCCCGGCTTCGGCCTCGTCGACTTCGGCATTCCATCGGCCCCCGGCGCGATGCCGGACGCCAACTCGGATGTCGCCGAACGAGTTGCGGGACTGCTCGCCGCCCACATCGACCGGCCGCTCGACAAGAAGCTGCGCCGCACGGTGCTCGTCGGCGTCGAAGCGGTGGACGCCGTCCTCCAACTCGCCTTCCGCGCGCACCCGTCGGGCGACCCTGACCTGATCGAGGAGACGCGGACCCTGCTGCACTCCTACTTCGCGGGCTCGCTGGACTGA
- the hmgA gene encoding homogentisate 1,2-dioxygenase, whose protein sequence is MSREHTSDAGRADANDPRKTAEALTYLSGFGNEHSSEAMPGALPHGRNSPQRAPLGLYAEQLSGTAFTEPRAHNRRSWLYRIRPSAAHPAFTRVDNGALRTAPFTETPDPNRLRWNPLPVPAPGTDFLAGLWTLGGNGDATQRTGMAVHLYHANSSMTDRVFSDSDGELLVVPEQGGLLLRTEFGLLRAEPGEVALIPRGVRFRVELLDDTARGYVCENYGAAFQLPDLGPIGANGLANARDFRAPVAAYEDDDRPVDVVNKFCGNLWQATYDHSPLDVVAWHGNHVPYVYDLRRFNVIGTISYDHPDPSIFTVLTSPSDTPGLAGVDFVVFAPRWLVGEDTFRPPYFHRNVMSEYMGLIEGAYDAKAEGFVPGGGSLHNMMSAHGPDRDTFEKASAAELKPQKIDDGLAFMFETRWPVTATEQAAQAAHLQRGYDDVWEGLERHFRN, encoded by the coding sequence ATGAGCCGGGAACACACCAGCGACGCCGGACGTGCGGACGCGAACGACCCGCGCAAGACGGCCGAGGCACTGACGTACCTCTCCGGCTTCGGCAACGAACACAGCTCCGAAGCGATGCCCGGCGCCCTTCCGCACGGCCGCAACTCACCCCAGCGCGCACCCCTCGGCCTGTACGCGGAGCAGCTGAGCGGCACCGCCTTCACCGAGCCCCGCGCGCACAACCGCCGCTCGTGGCTCTACCGCATCCGCCCCTCGGCCGCGCACCCGGCGTTCACCCGCGTCGACAACGGCGCTCTGCGGACCGCGCCCTTCACCGAGACGCCCGACCCCAACCGGCTGCGCTGGAACCCGCTCCCGGTGCCCGCGCCCGGCACGGACTTCCTCGCGGGCCTGTGGACGCTGGGCGGCAATGGCGACGCCACCCAGCGCACCGGCATGGCCGTGCACCTCTACCACGCCAACTCCTCCATGACGGACAGGGTGTTCAGCGACTCGGACGGCGAACTCCTCGTCGTGCCCGAGCAGGGCGGCCTGCTCCTTCGCACCGAGTTCGGCCTGCTGCGCGCCGAGCCGGGCGAGGTCGCGCTGATCCCGCGCGGGGTGCGCTTCCGCGTGGAGCTCCTGGACGACACCGCCCGCGGGTACGTGTGCGAGAACTACGGGGCGGCCTTCCAGCTCCCCGACCTGGGTCCGATCGGCGCGAACGGCCTTGCCAACGCACGGGACTTCAGGGCTCCCGTCGCGGCGTACGAGGACGACGACCGCCCGGTGGACGTGGTGAACAAGTTCTGCGGGAACCTGTGGCAGGCGACCTACGACCACTCGCCCCTCGACGTCGTCGCCTGGCACGGCAACCACGTTCCGTACGTGTACGACCTGCGCCGCTTCAACGTCATCGGCACCATCAGCTACGACCATCCGGACCCGTCGATCTTCACGGTCCTCACCTCGCCGTCCGATACGCCGGGCCTCGCGGGCGTCGACTTCGTGGTCTTCGCGCCGCGCTGGCTGGTCGGCGAGGACACCTTCCGGCCGCCGTACTTCCACCGGAACGTGATGAGCGAGTACATGGGCCTGATCGAGGGCGCGTACGACGCGAAGGCGGAGGGCTTCGTGCCCGGCGGCGGCTCGCTGCACAACATGATGTCGGCGCACGGACCCGACCGCGACACCTTCGAGAAGGCGTCGGCCGCCGAGCTGAAGCCGCAGAAGATCGACGACGGGCTTGCCTTCATGTTCGAGACCCGCTGGCCGGTGACGGCGACCGAACAAGCAGCTCAGGCCGCCCATCTGCAGCGCGGATACGACGATGTGTGGGAGGGTCTGGAGCGCCATTTTCGAAACTGA
- a CDS encoding UTRA domain-containing protein — MTAFAPDSIVLNRKLPLWYQVSQSLRASILGRTPDAPLRLPTEEQLAGHYGVSVLTMRQALKELEDEGLITRHRRRGTFIEPSAQRGSPVRLLGSVDAIVAQQSGMSTRLLAHGTAPVSAELVEHFPDLAEVATYHRLRSDEKTGEPTNHAHNFIRPELAERIDLDDLTRWPMTKVLRDVVGVRISRITDTVEATLADPETARLLEVPLLSPILHYTGITYDEDGRALDVARIHYRGDRFSFTVTLDAT, encoded by the coding sequence GTGACCGCTTTCGCCCCGGACTCGATCGTCCTGAATCGCAAACTGCCGCTCTGGTATCAGGTGTCGCAGTCCCTGCGCGCCTCGATACTCGGCCGCACGCCCGACGCCCCGCTCCGGCTGCCCACCGAGGAGCAGCTCGCGGGGCACTACGGCGTGAGTGTCCTGACCATGCGCCAGGCGCTCAAGGAGCTCGAGGACGAGGGTCTGATCACCCGCCACCGGCGGCGCGGCACGTTCATCGAGCCCAGCGCCCAGCGCGGCTCACCGGTCCGGCTGCTCGGCTCGGTCGACGCGATCGTGGCCCAGCAGTCGGGCATGAGCACCCGGCTGCTCGCACACGGCACGGCTCCGGTCTCCGCCGAACTCGTCGAGCACTTCCCGGATCTGGCCGAGGTGGCGACGTACCACCGGCTGCGCAGCGACGAGAAGACGGGCGAACCGACCAATCACGCCCATAACTTCATCCGCCCCGAGCTCGCGGAGCGTATCGACCTCGACGACCTGACGCGCTGGCCCATGACGAAGGTCCTGCGCGATGTGGTGGGCGTCCGCATCAGCCGCATCACGGACACCGTCGAGGCCACGCTCGCCGACCCGGAGACGGCCCGTCTCCTCGAAGTGCCGCTGCTCAGCCCGATCCTGCACTACACGGGCATCACGTACGACGAGGACGGGCGCGCCCTGGACGTGGCGCGCATCCACTACCGCGGCGACCGCTTCTCCTTCACGGTCACCCTCGACGCGACGTAA
- a CDS encoding type ISP restriction/modification enzyme, giving the protein MPGVTHDEAALLADLMPWSVAPLRPGRGWPMDPDAASLRARWAAFVRADAAERERLLSPSRSRTLHTAVAQLPGHQGATVPLAAESGPCPEPVRVLHGPFDEQWLIPDHRLIDAARPELWRVAGKGQLFLVEQGYVTGSTGPAVLASAVLPDGRSPAGRPGRIRPLFRRPGGLEPNVAPGLLAYLSDALGQDVDDAGDLLAWTLAVAEASPSGCRVPLTSDAGLWAQGTELGHRILALQARGDGARPKLPGGRRPYVRAPLPARPAEISYDADEEALCVDAGRISPVPREAWDFEVSGVRILELWFERRMAAGEAGSLEAIRPAEWPQAWTSELLELITVLALLAELHPLQRELAAGLGSRITADTLRRAGVLPVPAAARRPASVLDHHEEGPGGQFALI; this is encoded by the coding sequence ATGCCGGGCGTGACGCACGACGAAGCGGCGCTGCTCGCCGACCTGATGCCGTGGTCCGTCGCACCGCTCCGGCCGGGCCGCGGGTGGCCGATGGACCCTGACGCCGCATCCCTCAGAGCCCGTTGGGCGGCGTTCGTGCGGGCGGACGCGGCGGAGCGTGAGCGGCTGCTCTCCCCCTCGCGCTCGCGCACCCTGCACACTGCGGTCGCCCAACTCCCGGGCCACCAGGGCGCGACGGTCCCGCTGGCCGCCGAGTCGGGCCCCTGCCCCGAGCCGGTGCGCGTCCTGCACGGCCCCTTCGACGAGCAGTGGCTGATCCCGGACCACCGGCTCATCGACGCCGCGCGCCCGGAGCTGTGGCGGGTCGCGGGCAAGGGGCAGCTGTTCCTCGTCGAGCAGGGCTACGTCACCGGTTCCACGGGGCCTGCGGTGCTCGCATCCGCAGTGCTGCCGGACGGCCGCTCCCCCGCCGGGCGGCCGGGGCGCATCCGGCCGCTGTTCCGCCGCCCCGGAGGCCTCGAACCCAATGTGGCGCCCGGCCTGCTGGCGTATCTCTCCGACGCGCTCGGCCAGGACGTCGACGACGCCGGGGACCTGCTGGCGTGGACGCTCGCCGTCGCGGAGGCGTCACCGTCCGGGTGCCGGGTGCCGCTGACGTCCGACGCCGGGCTCTGGGCGCAGGGTACGGAGTTGGGGCACCGCATCCTCGCACTCCAGGCGCGCGGTGACGGTGCGCGGCCGAAGCTCCCCGGTGGCCGGCGGCCCTACGTCCGTGCGCCGCTCCCCGCCCGCCCCGCGGAAATCTCGTACGACGCCGACGAGGAGGCCCTGTGCGTGGACGCGGGCCGCATCTCGCCGGTGCCGCGGGAGGCGTGGGACTTCGAGGTGAGCGGGGTGCGGATCCTTGAGCTGTGGTTCGAGCGGCGGATGGCGGCAGGTGAGGCGGGCTCCCTGGAGGCGATCCGCCCCGCGGAGTGGCCACAGGCCTGGACGTCCGAACTCCTTGAGCTGATCACGGTGCTCGCACTGCTGGCGGAACTCCACCCGCTGCAACGGGAGTTGGCCGCTGGGCTCGGCTCCCGCATCACGGCGGACACGCTGCGCCGGGCGGGCGTGCTTCCCGTACCGGCCGCCGCGCGACGCCCCGCGTCCGTGCTCGACCACCATGAGGAAGGCCCCGGCGGCCAGTTCGCCCTCATCTGA
- a CDS encoding TetR/AcrR family transcriptional regulator produces MAGRAAEPEVIWARPERAGRGPKPAYSRADIAAAAVRIADADGIDAVSMRRVAAELGCGTMSLYNYVPRKEDLYELMVDAVSGEYELPGGPPGCGWRAEMLALGRQTRGIVRRHPWLPRIMSTLYGFSPNALRYLEHCLGALEGLDAPYGTKMELIGMVNGSVMTFVVNEFAMAERARSLPWSEEQEQQVRFAYLAGQVAGGAYPRLAAALTEGPSPGDPDELFDRMLNRLLDSFA; encoded by the coding sequence ATGGCGGGCCGAGCGGCCGAACCGGAAGTGATCTGGGCGCGCCCCGAGCGTGCGGGCCGAGGCCCGAAGCCCGCGTACAGCAGGGCGGACATCGCGGCGGCAGCCGTCCGCATCGCCGACGCGGACGGCATCGACGCGGTCTCCATGCGCAGGGTCGCGGCCGAGCTCGGCTGCGGCACCATGTCGCTCTACAACTACGTGCCGCGCAAGGAAGACCTGTACGAGCTGATGGTCGACGCGGTCAGCGGCGAGTACGAGCTGCCCGGGGGACCGCCCGGCTGCGGCTGGCGCGCCGAGATGCTGGCGCTCGGCCGCCAGACGCGCGGGATCGTGCGACGCCACCCGTGGCTGCCGCGGATCATGTCCACGCTCTACGGCTTCAGCCCGAACGCCCTGCGCTATCTGGAGCACTGCCTCGGCGCCCTGGAGGGGCTCGACGCGCCCTACGGCACCAAGATGGAACTCATCGGGATGGTCAACGGCTCGGTCATGACGTTCGTCGTCAACGAGTTCGCCATGGCGGAGCGCGCCCGGTCACTGCCGTGGTCGGAGGAGCAGGAGCAGCAGGTGCGGTTCGCGTATCTGGCCGGGCAGGTCGCGGGCGGGGCCTATCCACGGCTCGCGGCGGCACTCACGGAGGGCCCGTCCCCCGGTGACCCCGACGAACTCTTCGACAGGATGCTGAACCGGCTCCTGGACTCGTTCGCCTGA
- a CDS encoding ATP-binding cassette domain-containing protein, producing MTSTYAVLSEGLEKRYGDVHALRGLDLAVPEGAVCGLLGPNGAGKTTAVRLLTTLQTPDAGKALVAGHDVVREAAAVRRLIGVTGQYASVDGDLKGRENLRLFARLLRAPRARGDELLERFGLTDAADRPARTYSGGMRRRLDLAASLLVRPRVLFLDEPTTGLDPHSRNGIWDAVRELAAEGTTVLLTTQYLEEADQLADEVVLIDGGRAAHRGTPASLKAQIGSYVEVVLPLDSAEQALAGAAVVLDQLTGGEPVLDAERRTAGVVALDPDLTLPRVVRELDAAGVPVVDATLRAPTLDEVFLRLVAARVS from the coding sequence ATGACTTCTACGTACGCTGTACTTAGTGAGGGTCTGGAGAAGCGCTACGGTGACGTCCACGCCCTGCGTGGCCTCGACCTCGCCGTCCCCGAGGGCGCCGTCTGCGGGCTGCTCGGCCCCAACGGGGCGGGCAAGACGACCGCGGTGCGCCTGCTCACCACGCTCCAGACGCCGGATGCCGGGAAGGCGCTCGTCGCGGGGCACGACGTGGTGCGGGAGGCTGCCGCGGTGCGGCGGCTCATCGGGGTGACCGGGCAGTACGCCTCCGTCGACGGGGATCTGAAGGGCCGGGAGAACCTGCGGCTCTTCGCCCGGCTGCTGCGGGCTCCGCGGGCGCGGGGCGACGAGCTGCTCGAACGGTTCGGCCTCACGGACGCGGCCGACCGTCCCGCACGCACGTACTCCGGCGGCATGCGGCGGCGGCTCGACCTCGCCGCGAGTCTTCTGGTGCGGCCGAGAGTGCTCTTCCTCGACGAGCCGACCACCGGACTCGATCCGCACAGCCGTAACGGCATCTGGGACGCCGTCAGGGAACTGGCCGCCGAGGGGACGACCGTGCTGCTGACCACGCAGTATCTGGAGGAGGCCGATCAGCTTGCCGACGAGGTCGTCCTGATCGACGGGGGGCGTGCCGCGCATCGCGGCACGCCTGCCTCGCTGAAGGCGCAGATCGGGAGTTACGTCGAGGTGGTGCTCCCGCTGGACTCGGCCGAGCAGGCGCTGGCCGGTGCCGCGGTCGTTCTGGATCAGCTCACCGGGGGTGAGCCGGTCCTCGATGCCGAGCGGCGTACCGCCGGGGTTGTCGCCCTGGACCCGGATCTCACGCTTCCGCGTGTCGTACGGGAGCTTGATGCTGCCGGGGTGCCTGTTGTGGACGCGACGCTTCGGGCGCCGACTTTGGACGAGGTTTTTCTGCGGCTCGTCGCCGCTCGCGTTTCCTAG
- a CDS encoding ABC transporter permease, whose product MSAILYDGSAVLSRHLQRIKHAPAILVMTQTMPIVFLLFFGYVFGSALAMPGADYRAFLVPGMLVATAANGIMTGMFTAAQDSHRGVMDRFRTMPMSRSAVPLGQAVADLLTTAVGLVPLMLVGLAMGWRIEGGPLQALGAFGLLMLFRFATTWVGILFGLVSQSEEAAGQLGSATFMLPLLSNAYIPTDGLPGWLRTIAEWNPISGVATAVRDLCGDAPVPTDAAWPVAHPVAGAILWSLVLLAVCVPLAVRRYTHGGR is encoded by the coding sequence TTGAGCGCCATCCTCTACGACGGCTCCGCCGTCCTCAGCCGGCATCTGCAGCGCATCAAGCACGCGCCCGCCATCCTCGTCATGACGCAGACGATGCCCATCGTCTTCCTGCTCTTCTTCGGCTACGTCTTCGGCAGCGCCCTCGCCATGCCCGGCGCCGACTACCGCGCCTTCCTCGTCCCGGGCATGCTCGTCGCGACCGCCGCGAACGGCATCATGACCGGCATGTTCACCGCCGCCCAGGACTCCCACCGGGGCGTCATGGACCGCTTCCGTACGATGCCCATGAGCCGCTCCGCCGTGCCGCTCGGGCAGGCCGTCGCCGATCTGCTGACCACCGCCGTGGGGCTCGTGCCGCTGATGCTCGTCGGGCTCGCGATGGGGTGGCGGATCGAGGGCGGCCCGCTCCAAGCCCTGGGCGCCTTCGGCCTGTTGATGCTCTTCCGGTTCGCGACGACCTGGGTCGGCATCCTGTTCGGGCTCGTTTCGCAGAGCGAGGAGGCGGCGGGACAGCTGGGCAGTGCGACGTTCATGCTGCCGCTGCTCTCGAACGCGTACATCCCCACCGACGGGCTTCCCGGGTGGCTGCGCACCATCGCCGAGTGGAACCCGATCAGCGGGGTCGCCACGGCGGTGCGTGACCTGTGCGGCGACGCGCCCGTGCCGACGGACGCCGCCTGGCCGGTGGCGCACCCCGTGGCCGGGGCGATCCTCTGGTCGCTCGTGCTGCTCGCCGTGTGCGTGCCGCTCGCCGTCCGCCGGTACACGCACGGAGGACGGTGA
- a CDS encoding amidohydrolase has product MCDLHDQHEHEALPASGPALSRRHIMQLLGAAGVTAGVMTADADPAMAAGADDSPAAYEAPEGLAADTPAKRAALDWITSHDDRITGLNAEIWDNAELSLREWKSSIAEADFLEQAGFDVKFGTAGFPTAFTATFTHAKGGPVLGFSGEYDALPGLSQNKGVGHHDPREYIHDPFAPSYGPGHGCGHSALGTAAAAAAAAVAQAAKKHKLPVTVKFFGSTAEEALIGKTYAVSKGVYDGLDAFLDWHPSTANATGWGSTTAMTAVTFTFLGVAGHGGTPLGNKSALDAAVMMATMSEFLREENLAPSGRLHWVINNGGDIPNVTPEIAEISYYVREGSPARVQVLLDKVIAVSEAAAKASQTTVRHRVTSACWNQLPAKAFAELLHANMREIGPPRFPSEAHELAKELQESLGLPQKGMHDKIGELTPPNPVFMGGGSTDVADISWNVPTVSMGAALAPIGTKMHTWSTAACAAAAPGQAAVIAAAKYLAATAVDLITQPERLKAVKDEFKERTKDVSWKTALPDGYEPPMYEPPAWFLKKTGQKWPPSNITWPPKRVVSQEKFSSLGPELAPQK; this is encoded by the coding sequence GTGTGTGACCTGCACGATCAGCATGAGCATGAAGCACTCCCCGCGAGCGGCCCGGCGTTGAGCCGCCGCCACATCATGCAGCTCCTCGGCGCGGCCGGTGTCACCGCCGGCGTCATGACCGCCGACGCGGACCCGGCGATGGCCGCGGGCGCCGACGACAGCCCGGCAGCCTACGAAGCTCCTGAGGGCCTCGCCGCCGACACCCCCGCCAAGCGCGCGGCGCTCGACTGGATCACCTCCCACGACGACCGGATCACCGGCCTGAACGCCGAGATCTGGGACAACGCCGAGCTGTCCCTGCGCGAGTGGAAGTCCTCCATCGCCGAGGCCGATTTCCTCGAACAGGCCGGATTCGACGTGAAGTTCGGCACCGCGGGCTTCCCGACGGCGTTCACCGCGACGTTCACGCACGCCAAGGGCGGCCCGGTCCTCGGCTTCAGCGGCGAGTACGACGCGCTGCCCGGCCTCTCGCAGAACAAGGGCGTGGGCCACCACGATCCGCGCGAGTACATCCACGACCCCTTCGCGCCCAGCTACGGCCCCGGCCACGGCTGCGGCCACAGCGCGCTCGGCACGGCGGCAGCGGCCGCCGCGGCGGCCGTGGCCCAGGCCGCCAAGAAGCACAAGCTCCCCGTCACCGTGAAGTTCTTCGGCTCCACGGCCGAGGAAGCGCTGATCGGCAAGACGTACGCCGTCAGCAAGGGCGTGTACGACGGGCTCGACGCGTTCCTCGACTGGCACCCCTCGACGGCCAACGCGACCGGCTGGGGCTCCACCACGGCGATGACCGCCGTCACCTTCACCTTCCTCGGTGTGGCAGGCCACGGCGGCACCCCGCTCGGCAACAAGTCCGCGCTCGACGCCGCCGTGATGATGGCGACGATGTCGGAGTTCCTGCGCGAGGAGAACCTCGCGCCGAGCGGCCGACTGCACTGGGTGATCAACAACGGCGGTGACATCCCGAACGTCACCCCGGAGATCGCCGAGATCTCGTACTACGTACGCGAAGGGAGCCCCGCCCGTGTCCAGGTCCTCCTGGACAAGGTGATCGCGGTCTCCGAGGCAGCGGCCAAGGCGTCACAGACGACCGTCCGCCACCGCGTCACCTCGGCCTGCTGGAACCAGCTCCCGGCCAAGGCCTTCGCCGAACTCCTGCACGCGAACATGCGGGAGATAGGCCCGCCCCGATTCCCCTCCGAGGCCCATGAGTTGGCCAAGGAGCTCCAGGAGTCCCTCGGTCTGCCGCAGAAGGGCATGCACGACAAGATCGGTGAACTGACCCCGCCCAACCCGGTGTTCATGGGCGGCGGCTCGACGGACGTCGCCGACATCAGCTGGAACGTCCCCACCGTCTCGATGGGCGCCGCCCTCGCTCCCATCGGCACCAAGATGCACACCTGGTCCACCGCCGCCTGCGCGGCGGCGGCTCCCGGCCAGGCCGCGGTGATCGCGGCGGCGAAGTACCTCGCGGCGACCGCGGTCGACCTGATCACGCAGCCCGAGCGCCTGAAGGCGGTCAAGGACGAGTTCAAGGAGCGTACGAAGGACGTCAGTTGGAAGACCGCGCTGCCGGACGGCTATGAGCCGCCGATGTACGAACCACCGGCGTGGTTCCTCAAGAAGACGGGCCAGAAGTGGCCGCCGTCGAACATCACCTGGCCGCCGAAGCGTGTGGTGTCCCAGGAGAAGTTCTCCTCGCTGGGACCCGAGCTCGCACCTCAGAAGTAA